The sequence TCCGTTTAATTGAGCAGAGGTATACATCTGCGGCGGTTGGCTAGAAAGGGTGGTGTCGGGGCGATTGTTGTAGTGGTTGGACATCTGGCTCGGATTGAGATATGATGGCTGCTCTTTATGCATGGCGAACGAATCAATGTAGGTACGAGGACGTGGCTGAGCTGTAGAGCCAAAATAGAAGATCCAAATGATCTAGAAAGGAAGACTGTTAGGATGATTCTCTTACATAGGCGCTAGAatttgaaaaaaaagaaataaaaaaaatcCGTACATTGATGATGGATAGCAGGATAAACCCAGCTCCTGCAGCTTCCTTTGATCCGGACTTATCTTTTAGCATGACGTCGACCGCGAACGTGGTGAAAGCAAAGGCTGATGAGACATATCCGACAATCTGGAGATGACCACACGCGTTAGTGAAATGCGTCCAGGCACATAGATATGGAATGGTAAAGCAGCTATACCGCAGTGCTATAGATATGGCTCGTGCCCGTTGCCATCACATATGAGATACCGAGGATGCAGAGCAGTTGATAAGCAATGGTCCACCAGTATATATTTGGGAAAAAGCCGCGGACGTCGGAGATGATAGCGGAGATGAACGTAATTAGCCATGCAAGCTGAtgagagggggaaaaaagggggggggttAGCATTTGTGCATTTCTCAGGGCGCGAAGCACGTATCAACGACGATGGGTGGATGCTCATACCAATGATATCGAGATGGATGCCAATGCAAAAGGGTCGCCAACTAAGTTATCTATGTTGATGCGTGCCATTGTGCTTTGACGCCGATCGTGGAACGGAGGCGGCTTGTGAAGGGATGGCGAGGAGTGGGTTGGTGGTCGAGTAACCATCAAAGCAATCGCAGCGAGATGGTCGTGGCTCCAGTTTTATTCAAGACAAAAATAAAGAATTCAAACTCGACGCGATTCCTCCCCCACCACCAAAAGATATTGAATCCAAATGGGACGGGTGGGAATTTTGTGTGTTTGCGTCCAGGAGTCTTCCCTGGCGACGAGCTCGAGTCTTGGGGTAATTTTCTGTATGATGATTGCACGGGACTTGCAGGTGGTGTGCCGTCACGATGTTATCAATGAACTGAAATCACGGATTGACGCCTCGAGAAGGTTAACAGGTCGCGACATGGAAAGGGTGGCAGATGCGCTGAGAAGCGAAACTCTCGACCGTCCGACGGAGCTTGCCTGTCAGTTTTGAAGAGACAAAGCCGTTGACAGGTGGTGACGTGGGCCTCAACGGGGGAACGGGAAATTTGATCGAAAAATTCGCGGGTGTTCGAAGCAGCGCCAGGCTGAAgaagggaggaagagaaggaaaGTAAGAGAAAATaggaagagagaaagaatgGCAACACAGGGGAGACAGCTCGAGAGAAGCTGAGGGCAGAAGCGTCTGGTggggagaaaagaaagcgaACGATGAAACGAGTGACAGAGCGATGGGAAGGGATGGATTGAttatggatggatggatggaagGGTGGTGGGTGGGTGGATGATGTGTGGTTGTGGTGTGCGGTGGAGAGAGGGAGGCTTGGGGGGTTGAAAGCGTAGGGGTAGAGGATGGCTGAGCCTGGCCAATTGGCGCGACCGGCGGTGCGGCGTTGGTGGTTGGTGGGTGCAGCAGGCCCGAAATTAAAAATAACCCTTTACAAGTTAGTGAACTTTAGGCCTGCTGCCTGCCCCGAAGACACTGCTGGGAGAAGCCCGTCCAGCTGCAACCGAAGTCTAAGCTGCACGAAAAACCGGAAATTAGTTGGCCAGCTACGGAGCACCTTCAAATCGACACCATCATCGTCGACTGTTTTCCTGGAAGAcgaaggcaaaaaaaaacagaGAGCGAGAGGGAGACGAAAAAGCGATGTCTCAAAAAAGACCCTTCCCTCGGGTGCACCACTGCAAAAGGACGCTATCTGCAACCCCCTcgtctgtactccgtacgatGCGCCCCTTTCATAACCATCCCTACTTTCGACCAGCTGCAGAGGGCTAGAGCGCCCGCCCGGCTCATGACTTTTGGAAGCATGAACGACGATCAACTTGGGCCATATTAATCGCGGCGAACCTGCAACTGGGCCTTCCCCAGATCATGCAGAGAGAGACTTCAGCGTCCACCAACCCTCGTTGCACAGGCGAGCAGGATTACCTGAACGGCGACAGGAGACTGATTGTGTGCGCTAACCGCTAGCTTTCACTTCCACTCATCCTAAATACCAGCAGCGGTCTGTCTTCGACATTTACGGAATATGGAGTACTGGTGAGTTGAACATGAGGCCAAATTTTCGCGGCCGCTACCTCAAGCAGCCACCGCGACCGTCTTAAACTGGAATTCATCCGTCGGAGGATCTCTCTAGGATCAACATCCTGATTTTGGTCGTCACGCTGTCGGATTGGCtgctttttattctttttattttattttattttttcatTTAAAACTCGAAAAACGGAGTTATACGGAGAACATGGTATATATCTGGACGTGCTTGAACCTGCTGAGAGAAGTTGATTGCAAGCGAGTCTCGGACAATGTATGTTGTACACGCAATGTCTCCATAAACTGGGTAGGCGGTCAGCTCCACATGCCGAACGCAATTCTGGCTTGCAGGCTTCgtccttttattttattttattttttattttttttggtcgATCATCACGTTTGCAGCCGCCTCGTTTGCGGGTCTCCTCCATACGGAGGACGCCATAGGGCTGTTTCTCCTCTAATCGTGTGGACTTTCGACGGAATAATAAATGCTTCATCATCAAGCAATAAGGTCGGACCACTGGACTGGAAGcatttacggagtacatgtaAACATATACGCCCAGGACATACGTACAGCACAATGAATTGAAGTCCGCTAACACCCGCAAGCAGGCGGGATCTGAAACATACATGCAGCCGATTTCCTTTCCTCCCTGCCAACCCCTGTTCAAAAGGGCACGTAACGGTTCTCACTTGAGGAATGGATGGACTTCGAAACTACAGGTTCTTGCGAGCAAGCATTTTCTCGATCTCAGAATGAATCGTAAGGGGTTTTCTTCAATAGTTCGAAGCACAGGAGCTATAGTGTTCTTGAATTCAATGGTgcctgcttctgatgcatTCATGGTTTGCAAACGAACAATAACAAGTTAATTCTGTAGTTATTGGAATCCGACTTTCTAGGCGCCCAATTTGAAACCTAGAACTCGAGAACAAAAATCCGATTTTCTAAACCTGAGCTGTCGAGAGAATATGTTGTATTGGGCGGTACCCCATACCCGTTCCAGCTACTTGTTCTCGGATATTTTTTTGCACCTATTGGCTCATCTCATGCCGATACCTTTTCCTTGAGCTACACCACCTTTCCCTCCATGGAAGCTTTGTAAGATGCTTTAGGGCATCGTCTGCACTCGGGGGACATCAAGAAAACAAATATCTCTAGTTCATCTTCGGGAAAGCCTTTGGTCTGAACAGGTGAGATGTTTGATCCGTATGATAGATGGTAGGTTTTGAAAGATGCCCCCTTAGGTTCATAGAGACATAAGAGCTGCAGACCTATGATCCTGCTTAGGGAACTTGTTCCTGGCAAATCTTCAGAGCATCACCAATGAAGAGGCCCGGTCCAATTTGTGAAACAGACTGACATCGAATGTCCATGCTCCCTGCAGTATTTGACAGATTTTGACGCATAGGATATGTGTAGTCAATGCTGCAAGGAAAAAGTAAACATGTAAGAACGCCTCAGAAAGACTAGAAACGAAGAGGGTCAATGGATTTATCCCCTCTTGCATGAAGATCCATGTCAGCTTCCAAGGAAGCATAAAATTCTAGCACCCACTACTAGGATGCCTGCATTGAAGACGATGCCAGATGGTGGCTGCAGGAAACAGCATTCTAAACCTAGGAAAATTATATGTACAATAGCTCTCAGGCGAAATCGATGGAAAAGGAATATAAAATTGCGCAGATATTCACAGTAAGGTTGAGGGGTAGCCTTCATGCCGTGGGAGTCCAAGGTAATAAATTGACATCCGGGTCTGATCGCCTTGCTTAGTACCACCTTTGTGTGGACAGAGAATTGACATATCATCGTCCGAAAAGATAATTATCTGAGAGCTGTTGTGAGTCTCGAACTGCTATGCCGCTGGGGAAACTGGCCAACCCTGGAATAGAAGGATGCTCAATCCAACACCGGAGAGACCCGAACCTGTCATTCAGCAAAATCGTTCGAGGTAACTTAGTTACATAGTGCAGTAAGTGTCTGTACACTTCACCCACCCGGAATGCCAGACCGACAACAACGATCCTGGACCTTCGTTGGCAAGGGGCCGGTGGTCGTGAGGATGCACCGCTCCTTTTTGCCTTGTGTGGAGAAAGGGGCGGGTTTCAAGTTGAGTAACTCATGGTTCTGATTGGGGGTTGCAGACTGTGGGCGCGGAACCGTGATTTTCGAATGCTTGGGCTTCACAGACCAGAGGCTCAGGATTGCCAGAATGCTTCGGCGCGATCTACGCGGGTGCGAGTAAGCGCGGCATGACACTTTCGTCCTTGGGTTCCATCTGCACGAGTCTTTCCCTACTGCCAGGAACAGGATTGAATCTTTATCACGGATGTTAATCCGTACTCAGTACTTTTCAAACACGCCGCATTACTGGCAGCACTCCTCCCATCTAGTGTTCTCCGTACAAAAGTAGCAGTAAGCAACAATAGACTACGTCAGCATTTCTTAAAGGTAGCTTCGTCCCGCGGTGCGTTCTCTCGATACTTTCATGCGATCCGTGGATCTTGACACTTTTGCCAAAGATTCACGGTTCGACAAAAGTTCAGGAACGCCAATGATTAAACCTTACCGGGGTCATACTAAAATCGATACCCCCGTCGTTCTCGTCAAAGACGTTGGGTAAATTGAAGAAGCTTTCCCAACGAAGGGGCGCCTGAGACTCTTGCTCGACGGCTCGAGTTACGAACTCTTTGTTCGTTTCACCATCCTCTCCTTCCAGCTCCGTAATAGGCAACCTAGTAATGCCTTTAAAGCTTAGCAAATGCACTCTCGGATTAGCAAAACGTAGTTCGCCCACATACCTGCCTCCCAAAGCATGATATCGCAATTCATCGACAATTGGCGCAAAAGTCGAAGCCGGCATAGCATATCTACACCTCTTTCCATCGTTCACTCATCCCTCACCATTTTGGCCTCTAGCCTCCTGACTTCCCTCTCCGCCATGCGAACCTTCTCCTCCCATTCCCCCCAAACCTCACCGCCACCTACAATTCCCACCTCCAACCATCTCTTCATCAACAGTGCACTTCTCGCCCTTAACTCCGCCACCTCATTCGCCTGCTTTTCCTGCTCTTTGAGTAACCGATCAATTCGGGGTTGTAGTCCAATCAGGCCCGTCGATGCGCTTGCAGGCGGAATGGGTAGGTCCTGCAGTGAGCTTAGTCGAGAAGCCGTCTCGGGGAAGGCGGTAGCGTAAGACAGAACGATCGAGGCGAGAGATTGAGTGGAGAGAGTGCTGGGGACGGTGGTGGGATTGGAGCTCTGGAAAAGGTCGGGGTAGCGAGAATCTGGAAATGTTCACAAAGAGGATAGATGTCAGTATTCAACGCagctatatcagatatcACGGAGCGGCGCGAATCGGAGATGCAAgtaagaaaagaaaaccgGTATCAGTATTGCAAGCAGGCTAAATTGTGTCTCGGGATATCAAATGCCAACGTAGGTGGTAGGAATGAATCCGTACACAGTTTCAGCACATCCTGCACAGCAGGAACTTTCGAGCTCAAGACTTTCAGTCCATGTTCCAATTCAGCCAAGCGAGCAGCAACCGACTCCCGCGCAGATGCAGGAGGTGCAGGAAGCCGTTCCGGTTTACCAGTCCAGGTTGCACGGCCCGTAAGCAGGAATTCGATTCTACAAAGCCGCGTCTCCAGAAGGTCAACTGTCTCTGCAGCTGTAGACGCGATGGTATCTGGAATATCAGTCTCCATTATGTTGAGAGATCGGTATTATGTTGGGGTTGTTTGGGTCCTGAATACTGCGTTGTTACTCCATACGGACGAACTCCAGAAAGACGCGGCCACAGCCTTGCCAAGAAAGTTTTTTTCAGTCCACAGCTCGCCAGCTTCAAAAATGTTTAACATTATGCGTCTCAAGAGTCGTCTCTGTATGGAGTCTGAGAAGGCTAATAAACAAATACAATCAAATATCAAACCATTTCTTTTATTGCACTCATTAATAGCACCAGCTTTTGCCAGAAATTGAAATAGAGCATTTGTGTCCAAATTAACTGACGAACGTGCTGAGGCCTACTGGCCCAGACGATATCATATCATTACCTATTATTATGAATACTCTTTATCATAGACGCTAGCTATCTCCTTAGCCCGTGAACTCGCAGTCTAATACAGGTATACTGTAGTTAACTTTGCAAGTCCTCCACTCATCATAAACATACTCATGCTGCAGGAGGAACACCGTGTCCAGGATCAGAACTCGCTCTCTCTGCATCCTTCTCTGTGACCACACAAGGTTCCTCGTTGACCATCGCCGGGACGGAGGCCTTCCGAGTATTAGCCGGACGAAGGCGGTTGGACAGAGATTCCACCACTTCTTCCGGATCTGTCAGTGCAATGTCCTCATTGGAGCGTAATTCAAGTTCGGTCTCGCGAGAGTGGTCTGGTTTGGGGCTGTTTaagctgttttcttgtgcGATATCCTCGATGAATTCCTCTTCTGCGTCTTCTTCCTCACCTTCCTCGTCTTCATCCTCTATCCCTTCCAGTCTCTTTTTCAATTGAAGAATTTCACTCTCGAAGCTCTCATTATCAGCGTTCAGGAACGACTAAGACACTCGTGTTAGTCCTGCATATATGACAGAATGGAGCTAGCTTTACCTGCAAGGGTTCAGGAAGTCCAGACCCCTTAAAATGTACTGCGTCGTCGCTGGCGtaaacaagaagaacagaagAATTCTCTTCCTTTGCAGCACGAAGAACTTCAATTTCACGAGCTGGCGTTATCGTATAGCCGGTAGCCTCCGTATTGTTGGGCAATGGAACCCTCGGTTGAGTGGGATCCAGAATATATTCAGTTCCGTCTATTCTCGTAGTGGTAACAGGCACTCTCATGCGCCTAGAGATAGCTTCCTTTGCATCATCAACGGAGTAACTGATACGCCACCACTGCCATTCACTCTCAAACGTCATATCTGGGAATGTGTCTCTCAAAGCCTCCGCTCCAGGGACTCTCTTTAAGACATACATGACATGCTCATGAGTGCAGACACCACGCAAGGTATATTTGTAGTATGGTGGTCCGTCTCCGTCCTTGAACGTTAAGTGTCGAGAAAATTGCTTCAGGTTTTCCTTCACTTGCTGCTTTTTCTCATGTAATGCTGGCGGGCCTCGTTAGCGATAAAGAAAACACAATTTCCGGTAAAATATCAAGCAATGATGGTCCTTACCTGCAAGCTTTCGATCAACTTTTTCTGCAATAATCTTTAGGTCGCGCACCAGTTTCTCGCATTCTTCTGGAGTAATAGTCGTCGTGTGGGAAATGTAGTCGTTTCTGGAAGAAGATGTTTCCAAATAAGCACCTTTTAGGGCCACATCGGTGCCGGTGATTGCATTTTCTAGAAGGGTTTTGAAGGATATTTTCTGGCCATGTGGAGCGTCAACGGTCGAATAAGTATCAATCAGTGTTTCTATGTTTTCCAATTGGATTTCAGCTTCCAGCCGACGAGTTCGCAGCTGTCGAGTGAAATCTTTATTTAACTCCATATACCGATCCGGATACCACGTCGCAGGGATTTTCACTCCAACGGGTCTCCCCCGTTCGTCTTGAACAGCTAGACGCATGACGAAAACAGGAGCGATATTTTCCAGCCAAGCCTCTTGAGACCTGGATTCTGGAGTATCGGGCCAGAGAGATGTATCGATAACATCGTATAGGGTTTCAACATGGTCAGGATCGAACGTGATGTCTGCGAGAGCAAATGGTACCCGGATGGGTGGTGAGTTGGGAAAACTAGCTTTTCTGACAAGGACTGACTCAAAAACATTGCTTCTGCTCTCTAAAGAAAATGCCGCATGTTGCCACCTTTCCAGTAACTCAGGTAAGAACCTGAGGCGATCATCCCGTTGGACCGACAGGATGCTCGCAACTGCTTCTGCGCTTCCGAAAGCACGATCTGTTCCATCGAGGAACGCCATCAATCTTTGCATTTCCAGAAATAATTCGTCAGGGCTCTCATCTTGTTTATCAGGGTCGATCAATGACGCCTCTGCAGGGAGATCTATTCGTGCCCCATCCCACCATTGAGGATGATAGCCGTAATCTGACATAAGTGTATCCCTTGAGATAAACGCTTCCCTCGAGAGTGGAATGGCATGGAGTATGGTAATGCATGCTGCCAGGTAATTGGCGTGGTTTAAAGGACGAAGGAAAGGGGGCTGGTCGTTGTCTCTTTTACGCTCCTCCGGATCTGGGTTGATGCATTCTTCTTTAGACTTGGGATTTACATACGGAGTGACGGCCCACGATGTACTATCGTAGTGATCGCGGTTGGCAGGGCCGAAATGAGTACCCCTAACGCTTATAACACCAGTTTCCTGACCAGCGGGATCAAAATTGCGATTTAGAGAGGCTGCGACCGCCTTTTGCACGTCGTGTTCTTCACGCTCCTCAAGAGTCATTTTTCGGGTATTTTCCGCTAGAATTTCCAATCAGAAAGGTTTGCAAGTTTGGATCTTGTCCGAAAATTCTCACGGTAATGCGCTGCACCGTCACCTTCACCTGCCCTGGCTCTCTCAAAGACCGGGTCGCGACCTACTCGTGATGGAGGGCGTGACGGAGGGGCCGTATAGCTGGTGTCGCCGCGTTCGATTTCAAACGATTCTAGAAACACAGCGCCTGTCAGAAGCGCCTTGCGGAAACGATGTACGGGATATGGCGGGGTGGCAGCGGTCTCACTTTGGACATTATGTACTTGATATCCGTAATATTTTGGCTGTGGCTCCGAGCTCGCCGGCCAATCGCCCTAACAGAATAACGCCGTCGATTAAGTTCTTCCTAGGAAGGCTCGGAAGCTTGAGCAGCTGCTCACCTCAGCTTGGGAGCCACAAACGCTCTCGTAGAAGGCATTGGCGGCGCGGTTCGCGTCAAGATTGTGTGCCTACCATGGTGAAGAGAAGAGTCAGTTCTGTCATACATTCCATAGATGATGGGAGAAATCAAGCCAGCACCCAAAGTTCGGTCGTCCTGCTGTGCCTGAAACGTGTTCTGCAAAGAAACGGATACATATCGATGTTGTCATTCAGCTATTT is a genomic window of Coccidioides posadasii str. Silveira chromosome 3, complete sequence containing:
- the SHO1 gene encoding Transmembrane osmosensor (EggNog:ENOG410PI8G~COG:T~TransMembrane:4 (o12-27i34-54o60-82i94-113o)~BUSCO:11273at33183) codes for the protein MLTPPLFSPSHQLAWLITFISAIISDVRGFFPNIYWWTIAYQLLCILGISYVMATGTSHIYSTAIVGYVSSAFAFTTFAVDVMLKDKSGSKEAAGAGFILLSIINIIWIFYFGSTAQPRPRTYIDSFAMHKEQPSYLNPSQMSNHYNNRPDTTLSSQPPQMYTSAQLNGFETSSPIPGYGGGQTGQSGASGLGNSQVNLAANGSATGDASNEVSPPTEYPYRAKAIYSYEANPDDANEISFTKHEILEVSDVSGRWWQAKKSTGETGIAPSNYLILL
- a CDS encoding uncharacterized protein (EggNog:ENOG410PQ15~COG:S) gives rise to the protein METDIPDTIASTAAETVDLLETRLCRIEFLLTGRATWTGKPERLPAPPASARESVAARLAELEHGLKVLSSKVPAVQDVLKLYSRYPDLFQSSNPTTVPSTLSTQSLASIVLSYATAFPETASRLSSLQDLPIPPASASTGLIGLQPRIDRLLKEQEKQANEVAELRARSALLMKRWLEVGIVGGGEVWGEWEEKVRMAEREVRRLEAKMVRDE
- a CDS encoding uncharacterized protein (EggNog:ENOG410PN3D~COG:S~BUSCO:1811at33183) gives rise to the protein MTSVPSEDAISEFVTITNATRDQAISLLQAHNLDANRAANAFYESVCGSQAEGDWPASSEPQPKYYGYQVHNVQKSFEIERGDTSYTAPPSRPPSRVGRDPVFERARAGEGDGAAHYPENTRKMTLEEREEHDVQKAVAASLNRNFDPAGQETGVISVRGTHFGPANRDHYDSTSWAVTPYVNPKSKEECINPDPEERKRDNDQPPFLRPLNHANYLAACITILHAIPLSREAFISRDTLMSDYGYHPQWWDGARIDLPAEASLIDPDKQDESPDELFLEMQRLMAFLDGTDRAFGSAEAVASILSVQRDDRLRFLPELLERWQHAAFSLESRSNVFESVLVRKASFPNSPPIRVPFALADITFDPDHVETLYDVIDTSLWPDTPESRSQEAWLENIAPVFVMRLAVQDERGRPVGVKIPATWYPDRYMELNKDFTRQLRTRRLEAEIQLENIETLIDTYSTVDAPHGQKISFKTLLENAITGTDVALKGAYLETSSSRNDYISHTTTITPEECEKLVRDLKIIAEKVDRKLAALHEKKQQVKENLKQFSRHLTFKDGDGPPYYKYTLRGVCTHEHVMYVLKRVPGAEALRDTFPDMTFESEWQWWRISYSVDDAKEAISRRMRVPVTTTRIDGTEYILDPTQPRVPLPNNTEATGYTITPAREIEVLRAAKEENSSVLLVYASDDAVHFKGSGLPEPLQSFLNADNESFESEILQLKKRLEGIEDEDEEGEEEDAEEEFIEDIAQENSLNSPKPDHSRETELELRSNEDIALTDPEEVVESLSNRLRPANTRKASVPAMVNEEPCVVTEKDAERASSDPGHGVPPAA